The window GGGCCAGCCAGGCCCACTGGGCGTCCGCCCAGCGCAGCGCCTCGAGGTAGTGGTGATTGACCTGCAGCGGCTCGATACCGCTTCCGGCCAGGCGCTCCCAGTCGCCGCGCTCTTGGGCCAGCACCGCCGCGAGGATGCCGCCGTAAGGGCCTTCAAGCTCGAGCAGAGCCTGACGCACCTCGGTGCTCAGCGGCAACTCGGCACAGATGACCGACAGCGGCGCATCGAGCACCGCATCGAGCCCCGAGAACAGACCGATGGTGAACGCCGCTCCGGGGTCCGAGCCACCGTGGCGGTGCCGGACGAGCTGCTCGCAGGTGCGCGCACGCACCAGTAGGGCCACGATGCGCTCGGAGGGTTGATCGCCGTAGGAGGTCATGGCCAGCAGCACGGCCCAGTTGGCCAGCTGCCGCCGCCCCAGATAGAGCACGGCGGCACGGATGCTGTCGATATCCCGCGTGGGGAACAGCGGCGAGGCCAGGTAACGCAGGATCTTGTACGACAGCGAGACGTCCTGGCCGATGATCCGCTCGATCTCGCGGACATCCAGCTCCGGGCGCTGCAGCGAGGCGATCAGGCGCAGCAATGGCAGGCGGTTGTGCGGCACCGAGCGCCGCGAGAGGGTCGACGGCCGCGACAGGAAGAAGCCCTGGAAGTAATCGAACCCCGCGGCACGGCAGAGCTCCATAACCTCCCGGCTCTCGATCTTCTCGGCGAGCAGGGCGGGCACCCCCTGGCGCTGCAGAGTCCGAGCGTGGCGGACGATCTCCTGCGGCGCCATACCGAGCACGTCCACCTTGACCATGTCCACGCAGGGCAGCAGGCGCTCCCGCCCCGAGCCGTCGAGCAAATAGTCATCCAGGGCAATGCGGTAGCCCTGCCGTGACAGCCGGCACAGCGCCCCCCTCAGCTCGGCGTCCGGCTCAATGTCCTCCAGGACCTCAAGGACCACCTCGTGCTGCGGGAACGGGACGGGCTGCTGCAGGAGGAATCGTCGGGTGAGGTTGAGATACGCCGGCTGCCCGCCGGTGACCGCGCGGAGCCCGATCTCCATGAAGGCGTTGAGGATGACCGTGGCAGTGGCGGCGTCGCCGTCGACAAAGCGGGCCGAGTCCTCGCGCCCTCCGCGGTAGAGGAGTTCGTAGCCGCAGACTCGCAGTTCGCGGTCGAACACCGGCTGACGAGCCAGGAAGACCTCCGACATGGCAGGGACTCTCCACGATGCAGCGTTGGGGGGCTGGCTGCAAGGGTCTTCGAGCCAGGCGGACCGGTCAAGCGCGCTCGGAACCCCGAAACGACACGGGCCCGGTGCCGAAGGCAGCCGGGCCCGTTCGCCACACGGCGCATGGGGACGCCGTCGGTGTTACTTGAGCTTGGTCTCGCGGTAGGTCACGTGCTTGCGCACCACCGGATCGTACTTCTTCATCTCAAGCTTGTGCGGGGTGTTCCGCTTGTTCTTGTCGGTGGTGTAGAAGTGGCCCGTGCCGGCGCTCGACACCAGCTTGATCTTTTCGCGTGCGCTCTTCCCGGCCATTAGACCCTCTCCCCACGGGCCCGCATGTCGGCGAGCACCGCGTCAATGCCGCGTTTATCGATGATCCGCATGCCCTTGGCGGAGACACGCAGCCGTACCCAGCGATTCTCGCTCTCCACCCAGTAGCGGTGATCGTGCAGATTGGGCAGAAAACGCCGGCGCGTCTTGTTGTTGGCGTGGGAAACGTTGTTTCCCGTACCCGGACGCTTGCCGGTGACTTGGCAGACCTTGGACATAACTACGCTCCTCAATCCCAGCTCGCCGGCAGCCGCCGGAAAAGGCGGTTTTTATACCAGCATCCGGCGGCCAACGCAAGGAGTGCTTGCCGCGCCCGACCAGACCCCCTACGATTGCCCTGCCCATCGCTCCAGGGATGAGGGGAGGAGATTATAATGACACAAAGCGTGACTGATTCGGCACGCGACAACATGATCCGCCGCCAGATCCGCCCGTGGAACGTGCTCGAGCCGCGGGTGCTGGAGGTGCTGGAGGAGATCCCCCGAGAAGCGTTCGTGCCGGAGCACCTGCGCGGGATGGCGTACAGCGACCTGCAGCTGCCACTGGGCAACGGCGAGGTCATGATGGAGCCCCGCCTGGAGGGGCGGATGCTCCAGGAACTGGACCCGGCCCCGGGCGAGAAGGCGCTGGAGATCGGCACCGGCAGCGGCTACGTCACCGCCTGTCTGGCCCACCTGTGCGGCCACGTAACCAGCGTCGAGCTCCAAGCCGACCTGCACCGGCAGGCGCAGCAGCGGCTCGGGGCCGCCGGGCTGGGCGAGCAGATCGAGCTGGCCCAGGGCGACGCTGCCAGCGGCTGGCACGATGGCCAGCACTACGACGTGATCGCCGTCACTGGCTCCCTGCCGGAGCTCCACGACGGCTTCCACAGCTCGCTGACCATCGGCGGGCGTCTGTTCGTCATCGTCGGCAGCGGCCCGATGATGGAGGCCCTGCGCATCACGCGCACCGGCCCCAACGCCTGGTCCACCCAGAGCGTCTTCGATACCGCGGTACCGCCGCTGCGCGGCCTGACCAAGAGGAACCCATTCAAGCTTTGAGCGACACCGTGACCGCCCCCAAGGGCCGACGCCGCGGGGCCCGGCCCACCCCGAAGGACGACCGCCTGCTGCAGCTGCGCTTCCTCCATCCGCGCTTCTGGGGGGTGTGGCTGCAGCTGGGTCTGCTGCGGGGCGTGGTGGCCCTGCCCCACCGGGCGCGCATGGCCATCGGCGCCGCGATCGGCGAACTCGCCTGGCATCTGGCGGGGGAGCGGCGCCGGCTGGCCCTGCGCAACCTGGAGCTGAGCTTCCCGGAACTCTCCGCCCAGCGCCGGCAGACCATCGCCCGGGAGAACTTCCGGCTGATGGGCATCGGCGTAGTGGAGACCGCCATGGGCTGGTGGCTGCCCATGGAGCGCATCGCCGAGCTCTTCGAGGTCCACGGCCAAGAGCATCTCGAGGCCGCCCGCGACAGCGGTCGCGGCGTCCTGCTGCTGACCTGCCACATGCTTGGCCTGGAGCTCAGCGGCGCCCGGGTGCGTCAGATCACGCCGTTCAAGGCCCTTTACCGCGAGGACCGCAACCCGCTGGTGGCCACCCTGATCCGGCGCAATCGGCGCCGCCGCATCGAGGATGTGATCTCCAACCAAGACATGCGCGGCATGATCCGCGCGCTCAAGGGCGGCGACATCATCTGGTACGCGCCGGACGAGAACATCGCCCCGCGGCGCGGCGGCATCTTCGCGCCGTTTTTCGGCATCCAGGCGGCCACCACACCAGCCACCGCGCGACTGGCCGAGCGCACCGACTGCATCGTGCTGCCCTACTACCCGCAGCGGCTGCCGGGTGGGCGCTACCGGCTGGTCTTCGAGCCGCCACTGGAGGCCTTCCCCAGCGGCGACATCCACGCCGACACCGCGCGCATCAACCAACTGATCGAGCGATGGATCCGGCACCAGCCGGAGCAGTACTTCTGGGTACGTAAACGCTTCAAATCCCGACCCGAGGGTGAGCCCCCGCGCTACTGAACCGATGCTCAAACCCGTCTATACCGCCCTGCTCTACGGCCTGTCACCGCTGATCTGGCGGTGGCTGGTGCGCAGCACTCGCCAGCGCGGCGGCGCCCGCATGCGCCGCGAGCGCCGCGGATACTACGGACTGACCGAGACGGACCAGCCGCTGTGGCTGCACTGCGCCTCGGTAGGCGAGGTGCGCACCGCAGCCCCGCTGGTCCACGCCCTCGCCGCGCGCCGACCCGGGCTGCCACTGCTGGTCACCACGGCCACCGCCACCGGCGCCGAGACCGCTGCCCACGTACTGCCCGCCGCCACCCGCCACGCCTACCTGCCACTGGACTGGCCCGGGGCGGTGCGCCGCTTTCTGGACACCTTCCAGCCGCGCGCGGCGGTGATCCTGGAGACGGAGATCTGGCCGAATCTCTATGCCGCCACCGCACGGCGAAGCATCCCGCTGCTGCTGGCCAACGCCCGGCTCTCCGATCGCACCGTCGAGGGGGCCGCGGTGATCCGGCGACTGCAGGGCAAGGCCCTGGCCCACGTCGATCTCATCCTGGCCCGCAGCACCCTGGACGCCCGGCGCTTCGCCGGCTTCGGCGTCCCCGCCGAGCGTCTGCACACCCTCGGCAGCCTGAAACTGGCCCCGCCGATCACCCCACCCCCGGAGCCGTTCGCCTTCCGGCGCCCGGCACTGGTGGCCGCCTCGACCCATGATGATGAGGAGATCCGCATCGCCAATTGCTGGGCCGAGGCGCGCAGGGAGCGGGACGTGCCGCAGCTGCTGGTCATCGTCCCGCGCCACCCAGAGCGCGGGCCGGCGATCCGTCAGTCGCTGCAGCAGGCCGGTTTCCGGGTGGCGCTGCGCTCGGCCGGCGAGGACTGGCAGTGGGCCGACATCTACGTAGCCGACACCCTGGGGGAGCTGGAGGCCTTTATGGCCGGCGCGGAGACGGTGATCATCGGCGGCTCGCTGATCCGCCGCGGCGGGCAAAACCTGGTGGAGCCGGCCCGGCTGGGCAAGCCCATCCTGTTCGGGCCGCACATGAGCAACTTTGCCGAAGAGTCGGAGCGGTTGCTGGCCGCCGGCGGGGCGCAGCGGTTCTTCGATGAGACCGACCTGCGCCACGCCATCGCCGAGCTGGCACAGGATCCCCGGACCCGCCGGGAGATGGGCGAGCAGGCGGCAGCCACGGTGCAGGCGGCGCAGGACACCGCCGGCCTCTACGCCGACGCCATCCTCGCCCACGTTGAGTCGCGCGCCGGAGCGCCGCCGACCGGGGACTAACCCGGCGGTTCGGCGCGGAACGGCGGGCAGCGCTGGGGGCGTAGTACCCCGCGGATACGCGGATAGCAGGGCAGTCCGCGCTCGAACGGCGGATAGTCCTCGCCCTCGATCAGCGGTCGCAGGTAGTCGCGACAGGCGGCGGTGATGCCGTAGCCGTCCGGCGAGATGAACGAGGGCGGCAACCCGCGCTCGATGCTCGCCACCTCCTCGAGCGGTACCCGGTCGATGGACCAGCGATACGGCTGGTCCGATTCACGGCGGATCACCGGCATGAAGCCATGCCGGCCGGCCACCACCCCTTCCACGGCAGCCCGCCCGACGGCGTAGGCCTGCTCGACATCGGTGCGCGAGGCCAGATGCCGGGCCGCCCGCTGAATGTAGTCCACCACCGACCAGTGCAGCTTGTGCCCCGTCTCCTGGCGGATGATCTCGGCGAGCCGCGGCGCCACGCCGCCGAGCTGCGTATAGGCGTAGATGTCATGGCTCTGCGCCACCGAGAACAGGGAGCCATCCGGGTTCTTCAGCCCCTCTGAGGCAACCACCACGCAGTAGCCGTGGGTGCGGATCGCCATCTGCAGCTGGGTCAGGAAGTCACCCAGATCGAAGGGGCTCTCGGGGAAGAGGATCAGCATTGGCGGCCGGCCGTCATACTCCTGAGCCAGTGCCGCCGCCGCCGCCAACCACCCGGCGTGACGCCCCATCACCTCGAGGATGAAGACCCGGGTCGAGGTGGTGTGGGCCGACTCGACGTCGAGGCTTGCCTCGCGGACCACGGTGGCGATGAACTTCGCCGCCGACCCGAACCCAGGGCTGGTATCCGTCATGCCCAGGTCATTGTCGATGGTCTTGGGCACACCGACGGCGGTGATGGGGTAACCGAGTTCATCGCCGATGCGCGCGACCTTGTGGGCGGTATCCATGGAGCCGCCACCGCCGTTGTAGAAGAAGTAGCCGATGTCGTGGGCGTGGAAGACCTCCACCAGGCGCTCGTACTGCGCCCGGTCCGCGTGGAGATCGCCGAGGTCGAAGCGGCACGACCCGAACGCGCCACCGGGCGTGTGGCGCAGCGCGGCGAGAGTCAGCGGATCCTCCTCGTCGAGGTCGATGATCTCCTCCTCGAGCACCCCGAGGATCCCGTTGCGGGCCGCATAGCAGGTGCCGAAATGGGCCGGATGGCCGCGCACCGCCTCGATGACGCCCCAGGCGCTGGCGTTGATGACCGCCGAGACGCCGCCGGACTGAGCATATAGTGCGTTCTTTGGCATGCGATCAGACTTGTGTGTTGACGCTTATGGGCTTGCGCACCAATGTACCGGAGGAATGCGCCGAACGCTTGCCGCCGCCGCGCCATCGGCGGCGGATGTCCTCGGTTGATATTAAAGAAGCCATGGAAACCGCACGCCAGGGGAGAAAACCATGCACATCGGTACGACTCTGACCAACTACATCATCGAGACGCAGCGCAACCTGCCGGAGGCCACCGGCGAATTCACCGGCCTGCTCAACGACATCTCCGTCGCCTGCAAGCGCATCGCGGACCTGGTCAACAAGGGCGACCTGGTCGGCATGCTTGGGTCGGCGGACTCGGAGAACGTCCAGGGCGAGACCCAGAAGAAGCTCGACGTGGTCACCAACGAGGTCTTCATCGAGGCCCTGACCCAGAACGGCCACATCGCCGGGCTCGTCTCCGAGGAGATGGACGACATCTACCCCCTGCCCAACCCGTCCCAGCGGG of the Halorhodospira halophila genome contains:
- a CDS encoding EAL and HDOD domain-containing protein; this translates as MSEVFLARQPVFDRELRVCGYELLYRGGREDSARFVDGDAATATVILNAFMEIGLRAVTGGQPAYLNLTRRFLLQQPVPFPQHEVVLEVLEDIEPDAELRGALCRLSRQGYRIALDDYLLDGSGRERLLPCVDMVKVDVLGMAPQEIVRHARTLQRQGVPALLAEKIESREVMELCRAAGFDYFQGFFLSRPSTLSRRSVPHNRLPLLRLIASLQRPELDVREIERIIGQDVSLSYKILRYLASPLFPTRDIDSIRAAVLYLGRRQLANWAVLLAMTSYGDQPSERIVALLVRARTCEQLVRHRHGGSDPGAAFTIGLFSGLDAVLDAPLSVICAELPLSTEVRQALLELEGPYGGILAAVLAQERGDWERLAGSGIEPLQVNHHYLEALRWADAQWAWLAHLSRAERADRLPPRRRGSPSSS
- the rpmG gene encoding 50S ribosomal protein L33 codes for the protein MAGKSAREKIKLVSSAGTGHFYTTDKNKRNTPHKLEMKKYDPVVRKHVTYRETKLK
- the rpmB gene encoding 50S ribosomal protein L28, translating into MSKVCQVTGKRPGTGNNVSHANNKTRRRFLPNLHDHRYWVESENRWVRLRVSAKGMRIIDKRGIDAVLADMRARGERV
- a CDS encoding protein-L-isoaspartate O-methyltransferase family protein encodes the protein MTDSARDNMIRRQIRPWNVLEPRVLEVLEEIPREAFVPEHLRGMAYSDLQLPLGNGEVMMEPRLEGRMLQELDPAPGEKALEIGTGSGYVTACLAHLCGHVTSVELQADLHRQAQQRLGAAGLGEQIELAQGDAASGWHDGQHYDVIAVTGSLPELHDGFHSSLTIGGRLFVIVGSGPMMEALRITRTGPNAWSTQSVFDTAVPPLRGLTKRNPFKL
- the lpxL gene encoding LpxL/LpxP family Kdo(2)-lipid IV(A) lauroyl/palmitoleoyl acyltransferase, with the protein product MSDTVTAPKGRRRGARPTPKDDRLLQLRFLHPRFWGVWLQLGLLRGVVALPHRARMAIGAAIGELAWHLAGERRRLALRNLELSFPELSAQRRQTIARENFRLMGIGVVETAMGWWLPMERIAELFEVHGQEHLEAARDSGRGVLLLTCHMLGLELSGARVRQITPFKALYREDRNPLVATLIRRNRRRRIEDVISNQDMRGMIRALKGGDIIWYAPDENIAPRRGGIFAPFFGIQAATTPATARLAERTDCIVLPYYPQRLPGGRYRLVFEPPLEAFPSGDIHADTARINQLIERWIRHQPEQYFWVRKRFKSRPEGEPPRY
- a CDS encoding 3-deoxy-D-manno-octulosonic acid transferase, whose translation is MLKPVYTALLYGLSPLIWRWLVRSTRQRGGARMRRERRGYYGLTETDQPLWLHCASVGEVRTAAPLVHALAARRPGLPLLVTTATATGAETAAHVLPAATRHAYLPLDWPGAVRRFLDTFQPRAAVILETEIWPNLYAATARRSIPLLLANARLSDRTVEGAAVIRRLQGKALAHVDLILARSTLDARRFAGFGVPAERLHTLGSLKLAPPITPPPEPFAFRRPALVAASTHDDEEIRIANCWAEARRERDVPQLLVIVPRHPERGPAIRQSLQQAGFRVALRSAGEDWQWADIYVADTLGELEAFMAGAETVIIGGSLIRRGGQNLVEPARLGKPILFGPHMSNFAEESERLLAAGGAQRFFDETDLRHAIAELAQDPRTRREMGEQAAATVQAAQDTAGLYADAILAHVESRAGAPPTGD
- a CDS encoding 6-phosphofructokinase, translating into MPKNALYAQSGGVSAVINASAWGVIEAVRGHPAHFGTCYAARNGILGVLEEEIIDLDEEDPLTLAALRHTPGGAFGSCRFDLGDLHADRAQYERLVEVFHAHDIGYFFYNGGGGSMDTAHKVARIGDELGYPITAVGVPKTIDNDLGMTDTSPGFGSAAKFIATVVREASLDVESAHTTSTRVFILEVMGRHAGWLAAAAALAQEYDGRPPMLILFPESPFDLGDFLTQLQMAIRTHGYCVVVASEGLKNPDGSLFSVAQSHDIYAYTQLGGVAPRLAEIIRQETGHKLHWSVVDYIQRAARHLASRTDVEQAYAVGRAAVEGVVAGRHGFMPVIRRESDQPYRWSIDRVPLEEVASIERGLPPSFISPDGYGITAACRDYLRPLIEGEDYPPFERGLPCYPRIRGVLRPQRCPPFRAEPPG